The proteins below are encoded in one region of Belonocnema kinseyi isolate 2016_QV_RU_SX_M_011 chromosome 1, B_treatae_v1, whole genome shotgun sequence:
- the LOC117167166 gene encoding acyl carrier protein, mitochondrial, with the protein MKVVAAYDKITADKLKLESHFVNDLGLDSLDHVEIIMAMEDEFGFEIPDMDAEKLMRPAEIIRYIADKEDVYE; encoded by the exons ATGAAAGTCGTTGCTGCTTATGATAAGATCACTGCCGATAAG TTGAAATTAGAGTCGCACTTCGTCAACGATCTGGGTCTGGACTCCCTGGACCATGTGGAGATCATAATGGCGATGGAGGACGAATTTGGTTTCGAAATCCCAGACATGGATGCGGAGAAATTAATGAGACCAGCGGAGATAATTCGTTACATAGCTGATAAAGAGGACGTCTACGAATAA